The sequence tgcatgttctccccagtGTGTGGATTCTCACCAGGTCCTCTGGCTTCTCTCCAAATTTCCCTTGGGTCCTCTGccttctctctaaattgcccttaggtgtgtggttgattgtgttgccctgcaatggactggcaatcttccacccatagactgctggagataggcaccagctaccctgcaacccactatagAAGAAGCAGtctagaaaatgactgactccaagccagctggtggcagtaatgcaccacTTCATTGTATGCCAACTgacagaaaacaacaaagaaaaagctGTGCGGGTCCTTGAATACAGGTTGCTAGCTTGGGAGCTCATGCTTGCTAAGAGTACAATGACTTGTtgcacagatgagtgagtaGAAGAAGATGGCCTCATCATAAATTGTTAAAGTGGCCtataaaaatcacacatttaaagatgaatggaaaGAAACAGCACAATGAGCATACAAGTGTTCACTGCGCATACAGTGGATTTTGGGAAAACACATAAAGTctttcactgactgggaaattatcagagtgcatggaagctgtggcagaaacacttttagATAGAAAAGGacaacttaaggaaaaggttaagcaaaCTGCCATGCCAGTCACAagcacaaggagagcagaactaTACCAAGTTGCACAGACCCAGCTTGACTGTGCCATTCAAAGTGCGTTTAATATTGGTGCTTGTGTTTGTTACCTCCTCCTCGAGTGGATCAGTCTTGTTTCCGTGTTTACAGGTTGAAAACCTTTGGCTGGCTCCTACATTAAGCCAGCTGCAATCAAGCAAGCTCTCAGCGTCAGATCCTCCTGACAATCCTTCCACAGTTGCTCCGTGCAGCCCTCGCACTCTCAGCAACCACCTGCCTGTCCGCTCTCCGACTTAATACCTCAGCCTCAGAGATCCCTCTGCCTCTTCCATATTGGACGTCACTCTCCCACTCAGACTCAAAAcaaccattcatcacctttagAAATCTCCCCAGGATGTTGACGCCCCTCCCGAAGTTAAAGGAGATAtctgcaaaatccacttttttagcccttgaatacattgtgttgtgtgtttggagtGTGttggagtgcagaaaagttgaatttatacTCTCCATGCacagagatatctttatattctgtttgggtcatatttttcagtccattcagttttctctattatCTGTTACATTTTCTGAACTGTGGCATTACTGTGTTTATGTCTCCCAGCTCCTAATtctagtccgtgaggcagacaccctgtctacttttaagaccaGGCTTGAAACCGTACTCTTGatgaagcttatagttagagtggcttaggttatcctgggCTATATCTAGagctatgctgctataggcttaggctgctggaggacaaaatgaccactttcaccctctctgctacattctcatactccaattttgcattatttgcagttattttagctttttaaatttatgttctcaccttaatgctcaccttccaCAGGTGACACACTTGGCTCTGCctctcagtgtttaaccctgtctctcctagacatagcaactGGCTGAGGTTTTACTGTGACTCACTGTATGTGCTCCCTTTCATACTTTAAGACTTGAAAACTTGCTCAGAGTTCacctgcttagctgtctttctttcctagatgaagccactaaagtagctacaaccattaatgtcttacttttctttcccataggatgtactcctggatcagtgcttctgtgttatttttgtgtctctgctttgttctctcaaacccccagttggttgtggcagatggccgctcacattgagtctggttctgctggaggttttttcctgttaatagagttttcctttccactgttgctacatgcatgctcagtataaggtattgctgcaaagtcaaggGGATATATCATTAAAGCATGATATATCTCCTTTAACCCTCCCGCAGTCTTGGAGGGGTTGCACAGACCCTGTGTGCGCTAGCCGAGTTTCCCCTGTCTCTTTCGTGGTTTTCCCACACGCCGGGCTGCAGGGAGCCCTCCACATCACATTTCCAACCACTGCCCTAGATTTTTGGTCCTGTGGGGGTCAGAGCAGGCCTCCCATGAGATCTGACCCGCTCCGCACTAGCGCTTAGCCAGGACTACATACAGTGAGTTATTGCTCCTCTTCCTTTAAGCATTACCCTTATCACCTTCCTCCACGATCTGTTATTTGCCTCCTCCAGACACCACAAAATGCTTGGGTTTCCAGTTCCCCTCTAAATATCATCTAattctttgtaaataaactttctACTTGATTGTTACCCAAATATGTGTTtgttatttctgcatgtgggccAGGAAGCTTCCGAGAGACATGACGTATATAGTTAATTTGTATTcctatttctttcattttgcttggtagttttggTTGAAatgttctagtatagtaaagagtttaattgaaatatgtttttctttgagttgaattctttttaataaattgtattttaagaaaatgtgtGAATTTCTTCCATGTGTGTGTAaggtttgctgttcagtaatgtcagagcttgagTCACCCTTTCTATTGTCCTAAAACCACcaccatattgggctggtatttacaATACAACACCAACAGACCAAatgtaattaaatattaaataacataagCATAATAATTACAGCACCATCACTACACCAAGTGCAACTTTATGGGGAGCAATATTCTAATCTGTATGCTCTACATTGTAAACTGACCAAGTTTATTGATGAcccaaatgaaacatttttcatctaCATAATGAGCTATTTGGTTTAGTTTCCCATATTTCTCAGGTAAGATTCTgaaacccaggactttcttgttGCAAGACAACTGTGCACTTTGAGAGTCTTAACTAAAGCTGTACAAAACATTAAACGGATTGAAACTTTTGGGGACAGAGGGATAAAACACTGACAAATTTCTGCAAATTTACAGAATAATTAATTTGTTGCTTCCAGTCTTTTTGAACTGGGATGTTCTTTCATACAGACACACTTGTTCCATTATTGTTAAAAGGCTTGTCTATAGTTCAAGAGTTTTGAATTGTTCTGCTTTGCACTGGTAACtggtaattttgtattttcttgacATGTGCTTCTAAAATAGGAAATCTAAACAGACTGTCTCTGTCGCTTTCATTTGACCAGAGAAAACAAGTGGTTAGCTTAGCAGAAACAGTTGGTTCCCCTTACACCTTTAAATAGTCAGCTTTTATCTGCATGTTGTATGTGGTGGTTGCAGTGCGTGGATGCTTTAAGACGAGCTCACTTTGCCAGTGTTTTCACATATTCTCACTTCATGTTTAAAGATAAAGCTCTATTCGGTCCTCTTTGAATCTTGTGACTGCTACATTACAGTACCTCTGCTCTGTGTTACTGGCTGCATCATTACTAAGGATAGagtgtttttttccctttttagaGATAAGTTTTACTATCACGGGGTTAGATGTGTGTATTCATAATTATGCTTATGTTTTAAGacttttacaactggctcttagaaaaaacatatttacagctAAAATGATAATCCTGCTCATTCTGCAAGGCATGTGTGTTTATTCACTAAGCACGTTCCTGCATGTAATAATGTAATAACATGGCACACCTTACTGAGTCAcatcagacatttctttcttctgAAACTAAAAATGTATATTGATTTTTGGAAAAGTCCAGCTTGTGTTTGAAACGTTGTTGTTCCTCCACTCTTTGTGCTACTAGTGAGAGGGTTGTTTCAATGAATCATTAGAAGTAGTCCCACCCTgtctaggaaaaaaaaaaacataacgaTGCACTTACAATACAAAAGCAAGCAAACAGTTGATctttatgaaaaacaaatgttcaatgtaaatgcaaaatgcaaaatTCACCCTGAGCACAAAAATGGAGAATAATATGAAACAGAGCTACAACAAACGCTGCAGTTCAGTATTATATTTCAACAACATGCATAATAAAGAAAGTTAGATCAGCCATTAGTCATTATCAAAAATTCTGTTGTTACTGCTGGGGTTGTCTGTTGTCTGGCTTGCCTGAGAGCCTTGTTCTTCTGTTGGACACAGAACAAACTGTCTCCAAATCTTCAGataagctgtcttgatctttcttattttaaatgcaTACACTACTGGGTTGACAGCTGAATTAGCATGTGAAAGCAAAATTCCAACATAGAAAGCTGTGCATGGCACAGCAGCTGATCCTTGAAAGTAAGCAATGGTGTTCATGAGGTGAAGAGGAAGCCAAGAAAGGGCAAACAGGGCCAAGACCAGAGACAAAGACAATGCTAGCTGCTTTTCTTTCCATAGGTATTTTTGGGACTGATTTCGAGCACCGTTGCCTGGTTTCTCTTTCAGGTTTCCCCTAATATAGCAGAAGACATAGCAGTACAACACAATCATCACCAGCAGAGGTGTGATGttacagagaaaaaaattgaaGTAAACCAAGTAAGACATGGGAATCACCCGTACAAATTGACAGACAACTGTAGAATTCACAGATTCAGGTGGGTCTTCATGCCATCCAAGCATAGGAGTGAAACTCAGTGGTACTGCAACAAGCCAGCATGTAGCTGCCACAGAATAGGAATGCCTCCAGGTTACAGCTCGTCTGTACCTGTAAAGAATCACATCAAGAGTCGGTGAGAATTTTACACACACTCAAGGAAATTAAACTCATATTGATTTTGGGCTGAGTTATTTGGACCATTTTTCTTCCAGAATAAAATGGTCAAACAACAAATAACtttaataaattttaaatacaaCAATTGTATGCCCAAGTTTTAATTTCCTGTGACTTTTTTCAAATCAATACAGAGCCAAATTTATACAAAAATGCTTAATATTTGCCTGTTTTATGTAATATAAAAGCAGTTTTGATTGTTGTTTGTGGTCATTGTGATGTTGAAAACTTCAGCGATATCTTCAACCGTCTGACCAAAACTGCTCCCATAGAATATAAAAATTAGATTGGAATAATCAATAATAACACAACAACCACCAATGCTCAAATCTCCTAATAACTTGAAACTGCACAAACACCAGTCTCACTGTTCACAGTGAAGCAAGTTTTACATTGCCATTGACAGAAAGGGTGCTGACCACAATATCTGCTCCAAAATCAACACTTTCAAGCAGGTACCTTTATGAAAAAGCCAAATTTATTTTGGAGAATGGTTTTACAGACAGGAAAGGAAGGTTAATCTACAACGGCAAAATGTATGTTATGAATAATCATAGTGAGGCTTTCAAACTTAAGAAAACTGCCAGGCATGGTGGTGGGGCTGAGTGGTTATTAGTGCACAACTTGGATGGAATAGTAATGAAAAAGAGctgtcttttatttctttaacttAATGTCATGCTGGTTGTTTGACCTTGAACATAATAGGGTGTTAATAATTATATGATAATTATCCCaagcacaaataaaaatggGTTTGGAATGAATGTAGCAGATTAACAGTAAGCCTTGGGAAAGTCCTGACTTTAAAGATTTAGAAATTTTGTGAACCATGCTTAAAAGCCACACGAATACCAGGagccaaccaatttaaatgaaatctgcCACATATACCAAGGCTAGAATTATGACAGAAGCTTGTTGATAGCTACAAAAAGCCTTCGGTCaacatgtttttatacatttgaGCTTGTACAtacagaaaatccacaataaattcaaatgtcTGCACCaaattgtcatttaaaaaaattaattgaagACATGTTTTGTACCTTCAGTCCATCCTGAATAAAGAATGATTCTTGTGCATCATGAAAAGCCCAAAATGTATGAGACTCATGGGAACTATgattgtatgtaaacttctgaccacaATTTTAGCTCTAATGATGTACTCTGAATTATTATAAAAGCACATAAAATAACCTGacatcaagctgaaaatcaggctactaacaaaaagaaaattagaacTTGGTGATTAAAATGTAAAGTATAATTCAGATGATTTAAATGCCCTGCATTGATTCTAAATCTGCTCAGTGCAAAGTAAAAGATAAATCTTACCGCAGAGGGATATAGACCCGCAGGTAACGATCAACAGCAATAGCCATCAGACACAGAACTGAAACTAGAGTCAAGAGGATAACCACGCAGCTGATGAAGAGGCAAATGTGGAATGAAGTCTCCAGGCGCCCATCCACCAGCACAGCCAATGGTATGGCAATAAATCCAACCAGAAAGTCAGCCACAGCCAGAGACACAATAAGGCAGAAGGTGGGCTGTTGGATGCTTTTGGTTTTCCACAGGGCCAAAACAACCAACATGTTTCCCAGACAGCAGCTGACAGCAATGAGGACTTCCAACAGTGTATAAATGACTTCTCCGGTGTTCATGGTGCTCTGTTTGGCAATTGCTCTCTAGGTAACCGTAAGTCTATACTTTATGCAGTTCCTGCTTTGAGAAAGTTCTAGGCCTCTTAGTTCCAAGTCACAGTATGCgtgcacacacatgcaaaagtattttgaCCATTACCATGTTCAAAAATAGTATTAGTTAATGCTGTTGCTTATAGAAAAGGTGGTAGAaaaaataggttaaaaaaaagcCACAAAACCACATCCGCATGAAGAACAACTTGATTTACGCCTGCAAACCGGCCCATTTGAAAAACTTGAAGTTGCAGATTCAGTGCTGTATTGTCCATGGTTATGTTCATGAGTGGAGCTcacatttttgaaaaccttGAACTGAACTATGAGATG comes from Girardinichthys multiradiatus isolate DD_20200921_A chromosome 20, DD_fGirMul_XY1, whole genome shotgun sequence and encodes:
- the LOC124857000 gene encoding adenosine receptor A1-like translates to MNTGEVIYTLLEVLIAVSCCLGNMLVVLALWKTKSIQQPTFCLIVSLAVADFLVGFIAIPLAVLVDGRLETSFHICLFISCVVILLTLVSVLCLMAIAVDRYLRVYIPLRYRRAVTWRHSYSVAATCWLVAVPLSFTPMLGWHEDPPESVNSTVVCQFVRVIPMSYLVYFNFFLCNITPLLVMIVLYCYVFCYIRGNLKEKPGNGARNQSQKYLWKEKQLALSLSLVLALFALSWLPLHLMNTIAYFQGSAAVPCTAFYVGILLSHANSAVNPVVYAFKIRKIKTAYLKIWRQFVLCPTEEQGSQASQTTDNPSSNNRIFDND